Proteins from a genomic interval of Schistocerca piceifrons isolate TAMUIC-IGC-003096 chromosome 3, iqSchPice1.1, whole genome shotgun sequence:
- the LOC124788267 gene encoding facilitated trehalose transporter Tret1-like has product MNNTEIERGEESVSGGADDNINLTSHSRTHLLNPSRINRLPQFVAAFVATIGAFAMGTVMAWTAPASGELQSKFNFNISEISWIGSFVALGAAAVVLPVGYLTDKLGRKLTMLILVTPFLGGWAVILWAKTWEALCAGRFIVGMAGGAFTVTVPIYIGEIADNEIRATLGSFFQLMVVVGVLFVYIVGRECNLFWMSAICGLVPIVFGAAFVFMPETPAYYLGKGKEDAARKSLRWLRGTACDLEQDIAQMKQAEENSSRPRPPDSRSATKMSLFIALGLMTFQQLSGINAIIFYTTDIFHAAGSTIEPSICTIVVGTMQVGATLCSSLVINRLGCRVLLLTSGFVMATCTYTLGVFFHLQARYGVDYVRNFDWLPLASLCLYIIVFSIGFGPVPWMMMGVLFPPHIKGLASSITCLVNWMLVFVITKFFANLLVFAGTASTFWLFSLITAIGTVFVFFVVPETNGKSLEEIQMELSGSES; this is encoded by the coding sequence ATGAATAACACCGAAATTGAACGGGGAGAAGAGTCTGTCAGTGGTGGAGCGGACGATAATATAAATCTGACATCGCACAGCAGAACGCATTTATTAAATCCGTCCAGAATAAACAGACTTCCTCAGTTTGTTGCTGCGTTTGTAGCTACAATTGGCGCATTTGCAATGGGTACAGTTATGGCATGGACTGCACCAGCCAGCGGGGAATTACAATCTAAATTCAATTTCAACATCTCAGAAATATCATGGATTGGTTCATTTGTAGCACTTGGTGCTGCAGCAGTTGTGTTACCTGTTGGATATTTAACTGATAAGCTCGGCCGCAAATTGACCATGCTAATTTTGGTTACACCATTCTTAGGAGGATGGGCTGTTATCTTGTGGGCCAAAACTTGGGAAGCATTATGCGCTGGTCGTTTCATAGTTGGAATGGCTGGTGGAGCTTTTACAGTAACAGTACCTATTTATATTGGTGAGATAGCTGATAATGAAATACGGGCAACTCTCGGTAGTTTCTTCCAGTTAATGGTGGTTGTTGGTGTGTTGTTTGTGTACATTGTAGGTCGGGAATGTAATTTGTTTTGGATGAGTGCCATATGTGGGCTTGTCCCAATCGTTTTTGGCGCAGCCTTTGTTTTTATGCCGGAGACACCTGCATACTATTTAGGCAAAGGCAAGGAAGATGCAGCAAGGAAATCACTTCGGTGGTTGCGTGGAACTGCATGTGATTTGGAACAAGATATAGCGCAAATGAAGCAAGCGGAAGAAAACAGCTCAAGGCCAAGACCACCAGACTCTCGAAGTGCCACGAAGATGTCACTGTTTATTGCACTTGGACTTATGACATTTCAGCAGCTGAGTGGCATCAACGCCATTATATTTTACACAACAGACATATTCCATGCAGCTGGAAGCACAATTGAACCCAGTATATGCACTATTGTAGTTGGCACTATGCAAGTGGGGGCAACACTTTGTTCGTCATTAGTCATTAACCGATTAGGCTGTCGTGTTTTACTGCTTACTTCTGGATTTGTGATGGCAACTTGTACGTACACGCTTGGAGTATTTTTCCATCTCCAGGCCAGGTATGGTGTAGACTATGTTAGAAATTTTGATTGGTTGCCATTGGCCAGCCTTTGCCTTTACATTATAGTTTTTTCTATTGGCTTCGGACCTGTTCCTTGGATGATGATGGGTGTCCTTTTCCCACCTCATATAAAGGGACTTGCAAGTTCCATTACTTGTTTAGTCAACTGGATGTTAGTGTTTGTTATTACAAAATTTTTTGCAAATCTGTTAGTGTTTGCAGGCACAGCTTCAACATTTTGGCTCTTCTCATTAATAACTGCAATTGGCACagtctttgttttttttgttgttcCAGAAACTAACGGAAAATCACTTGAGGAAATTCAAATGGAGTTATCGGGCAGTGAAAGTTAA